The Schistocerca gregaria isolate iqSchGreg1 chromosome 2, iqSchGreg1.2, whole genome shotgun sequence genome contains the following window.
TCCTCTCTTTCTGTCTTCCATCACCAGCCTTTTCCTTGGGGACTATGTTGACGCCCTCTCCTCAGTTGGTGGATGATTTTCCCAGAGATAACCAGCAGACGCCAGCTGCTAGCCCCGCGCCGCCGCATACTCCAGACCCGTGCCCACTCCGGGATCTTTCCCTGAACCCACTTCCCGGACCCTCTTTGGCGCCGCCTCCGTTGGACGCCGAAGACGTCCCCATGCCGCTTGCCCAGCCCGATGTCGCCTCCCAACCGCCACTGCTTCGGCGTTCCAGCCGCCTCGTTCGGAAGGCGGCGCCCTACTCTCCTCTAGCCGATTCACACGGCCTCCTTCAGGAGGACTTAGCTGCAAATAAGCCTACGGCACCGGGCTGTACATTGGTACTATCTCCCCCGCTGTCGCCAGTGCCACACTAGCTTTTTCAACGGGTGACGGATGTTATgctggagccaaggtagcccctgagggccggcaaccaatATTACACTACAGAGGACGGGGTTTTCTATGtcaaaggcgtaccaaaagcactatGGTGAACACCGGCtacttacatacaagataatggaaacagacattccgagcacttctAGCTGCAGGATGAGCTCGAGCCAcgacctgcaggaagtatcactacgccaaaacctgactgcctggagacagctatttaggggctagaaccagcctcaaagttcacttcacTCCGGTTTCCGACCTCGTGGACTtcaacgtcttcgtctctgaattggggttaccacgaacctttgtggaaaattagaagtgaacttttgtttgactCAGTTAGGACACTTttgctggcatcgttattgttacctttcttttgttgtttattaatCAAACTTGTAAACATacataaagaaaatttgtgttGTGAAAATTGCAAATTGTCAGTCATTACAGTACCCATATTACCTTTTCATGTACCTGCAATTATATCATTGTAAAACATAAACAGGAGTTGTATTCTGTAAAGAATCGGGAATGGACGATGGGTTACTCTTGATTACTGTTTTGTGAAAATGACCTCCTTTAAAGCCCTTTTTCTAACGAAAATACGAACTGAATAGAGTTTTGTTACAGCTATTTTTATATTTCCCGTACGTAGGGAATCGCGCTGTTAAGTTAGAGAGCGTGGCATTTTCTGCATCGCATTGCCTCACTTGGGAAAATCTAGAGCCTACGAGGGTGTAGCATGGAGGAGAGCGCACCGAAGGGACTAATATAGATGTAGTTTAGCATGGATAATAAAACAATCTTCGCAACATCTACAGCGACGTCCGCTATGGACACAAAACGCTAGGAAGTCAACGAGGACTGTAGCCGTAACGCACAAATTACAGATACATAGTGGTTAATTCTAGCGCCATTAAATATTCGGCTGGCGCAGTGGGTTGAAGTAAAACATACAATTTATTTTCACTTAAAGTTTGAGAAGCCTTCCACTGTCAGGAATGCCTGTAAATCAAGGAAAAATGTTGAAGTTTACACAGAAACTCTCGACAGTACATGCAACGAACATTACTTTCCAATTAAATCACGTAGTCTCTGAAGGCAGTTTTAAAATGATCAATTaggtgcatttttatttttttatgacccTTACTTTTGGGGAAGTTATactcttttcttgttttgttactTCCAGCATAATTATGTTTCATACCGTCACTAAACATGTGAGTCAAGAAAACTTTGTCCACGGAAAAATATTGTATCAGGGTTAATCAATTTGCAGAGTTACATACACTGCCCATTACGATTGAGGAATCACTTTTCGAAACTCCGTAATTATTTCATATTGCGACACAAAAGTCTCAAATTAGGTTCTAAGTTGCCTGAGACGTTCCTCTGTAAGGGTGCTAAAGCGTGGCGCCTTGAGATGCTTCTAATTGCAAGGTATCGACTCATGCGGAAAAAGAGGCCAGAGCTCAGAAATTTATATGAGATGTAAGGTGGGTAAATGATGTCACATTGTCGTCAAATTTGACCACAAGTCTGCCTAACGCCACCGTGGCTTTGCCACTCTATGGTAAGGTCGACGCATGCCACCTAGCCCACATTTCAACTCTTCTGgcggtcagaaccgcgacgctcaGTGTTGGAATTACTCGCTTTTCTTATGGGTagcagaggaaaacatttcatacgcatcgccgctcagaatcgacactaaAAGACGTCAGGCAGTAGCATGATGGGTGTCGAGGAAACCATCCCTTTCCTTGGGTCGTTGATAAACAGTGCGCTCAAAAACGTCTGTTCCCAGGACGTTCAACAATCGTACGATGTTCTTCATAAGCCTTGACAGTTCTGAAACTCTCGTACAATTCAACCCTTCCGTAGGACATTGTGGGCCAGCAATCCCACTGACATGATCTCACTCCTTGAAAGTGAAGTGTGACAGCAATTTTTTCTTGTGTACAGGTGGAAACACTAGTGACGATTCTGAACAATTTGACGGAATTTGTACACAATCCAAAGCGGCAAACGATGCTTATGTTTTATCAGCCAAAGTGCTTAGTGCCCCAATTGGCGTAATCACGGAGAAATGCAACATTGACATAATCGTAAATAAAGCAGCAAAGCTTCCGTTTAAACCCCCT
Protein-coding sequences here:
- the LOC126335635 gene encoding uncharacterized protein LOC126335635; translation: MLTPSPQLVDDFPRDNQQTPAASPAPPHTPDPCPLRDLSLNPLPGPSLAPPPLDAEDVPMPLAQPDVASQPPLLRRSSRLVRKAAPYSPLADSHGLLQEDLAANKPTAPGCTLVLSPPLSPVPH